TTTTACCAGCCTTATTTCTAGTGTCATTAAAAGCCGTCAATTCGTCGCTTAAAGCAATGAAGCGATGCAAAGAGAAGGGCCATTGCTTCATGGTTGAAGCAAGTACAAAAGAATGTGCGCTTCAAACAAAGATGCGCAAAAGTGATGAAGAGTTGGATGAGCTTGGTGTTATTTTTCGCCAAAACAACAAAGAGATGGCTTGTGGTGTGGTGTGTGTCCTCCTTAGAGAGAGTCCACAGAGGTCTCTCCTTTGGAGAGTGGACTGAGGAGAGCAGATGAGTGGGGGTGCTATAGGGGGGCAAGCAACCACCTCTTGGGCTGGCTTCACAAAGCAGCGCTCCACGATcagggtgaaattcaaaaataactagatttacaagtggtaattgaaaaatagccacagttttaaaagtaatcaaaatttagtcacttctcatgtaaagataaatctaaacgaaaacactgttcacgAAAAattattccagcataatatattggagttcgaaTTCTTTACATgtaaacttccagcataatatactggagtttcagtataatatagtggacgttcatacacaggtgctccaatgtccagtatattatgctggaactttctgtgtgctggagttccagcataatatgttggaagttcatacataaGTGTaccaatctccaatatattatgctgaaacttttcgtgttgcagcaaaatagtagctaCTTTTCAATgaactttgcaaacgctggctatttttcaattatcggTCCGAAAACTTACTTGCCCGTGCTATTTTCACCCACGATCAGCCAGTCCAAGCCCACCACTTAGATGTCGGGTAGTCATTGGTTCGACCATCACCTTTTTATTACAACAactacccagtataatcccaccaaGTGGGATTTGGGGAGGATAAGTTATACGCAATTTTACCCCTATCCTGAAAGGATAAGGAGACTGTTTCCGAATGACCCTCCACCATCACCTTTTTATTAATTCTTTTACTTATATAATGTACCCATCACAAGAGTAGCTACTTGGGAAAGTATTTTGAGCCTTTCTTGTTTTATCAATCAGAGCACTAATAAAGTAAATACAAGTACGTACATTGTTATGATGAGTGTAATGTTTCCTGTTCTATTAGGATATAGAGTTCCTAATAATGGGCTCTAGTTTATTTTTCAGCAATATGGATAGGGTACTAACTCAGAATCTCCTAATATAATCTCTTTTTATCCAATAAAGATTTCATCTTTACCCTTTTTATCCAACTGCTCTCTAGCACCAGCAGTTGGGCAATTATTAGCTAGGAAGGTAAAGGCGGATCTATGATAAGATGAACCGGTTCAATTAAACTCATTATTTTGGCTCGAATTATGTATACATAAACaaaagaatttaaaatgcatacaTATAATACGGCCACATCAGTTTGATGCCActaactaggggtgtacaaaggaaaccgacaaaccgcaccaacccgataattcgagtcaaaccgaaaaaattggtttggtttggtgttggaaaaaaaatccgatcataattggtttggtttggttttaactaaagaaagtcaaaccgaaaccaaaccaacccgacattatatatatagaaattttaaatatatttaatatataaatatacttattatgatgtaatttatgaatatttcttacaaaattttatcttttaaggtattatttcaaggttagacttaaaacttttgaatgttccaataagttttatagccattaatattaggaaattaaataatgctaacaaaagcacaaatcaaaatcaaatcaatactaatgctaacaaaagacgttcaattcaatactacaaaacagaatgtattgaatatttttttttattttgcaataatttagataaaaatgcataacctatttttatttaatctttagcgtttagtcatgtaattaatactcgcttattagtctacttattttagcatgacttagtacttttagtttatgtttatttttattatggctttttaatatatttatattacataattttattgtctttattgttgaatattttaggataatgctaTGAcaaatctcatattttgtattattttcttggaaaatactttaattatttgtatcttactaggattaacgaaatattttgagcactagttatatgttttgttctacgaagattttaccagaAACAAAACCCGAAAAACCCCGAATAATtcgaaaacccgagaaaaaccgagattgaaaaacctgagttttattggtttggtttggcctttagatttaataatccgacagaattggtttggtttggtgattgtaaaatccgaaccaacccgacctatgtacacccctaccaCTAACTTTAAATCGTGGATTCACCTTTTGTTAAGGAAGATATGGATTTCCCTTCTACCTAAATTTTGTAGTGTCACCCTGAATTGCACCAGCCTGGACCCTAGCAGTTTCATTTCCTTTATCTATATTATCCTCTCTGGACCCCACTTATGAGAACTCactaaatttgttcttgtttgTATATTATGGAACATATGCCAACTAGTCAATACGGAACAGAAAAGAAGTTCTAATATCTTAGACGTCATTAAGTCAATCTAGACCGCTAATTAGATACAAGCGACAagtgcggcacttgacaactcgcttaCGATCTTGCATAACTTGCTCACattcttgctatgtcaagtcagccttactacactcaagatcgctaagagaatggaagaaagaacataagagaattgttaaaggaaactttgtattagagagaacttgaatcgtttgcttgatgaattacaaatgaatgaccccctttatgtactagtctcctaggggctagtgtgtaaatattaattattacacaagtccttgatatttacaagataagggctttttctagaattctctacaagcctagaagattccaaggactttcctagcaaatccataaggatctaggaacttcctaaggaaatgtccatacctctctagaatcttctcacaaatgctagccttcttcttatgtaagcttccacatgacaTTAATATATTCCAAATGATGCCTATGTGGCATGATaacatggcgggtcatcacactctccccATCCAATATTGCGACGACCGCAGTGCAATGCTGCTACATAAACTCtcggatcttatctttgaattgccacaagtcttcatatcgttcccacgtggcctcctccggtgattgccctttccaaTGGATGAGGAACATAGAGGTGGCTTTTTGCCCTTGTTTTCGCCTGGCCTGGTAATCTATGATAGCCTCAATCTCCTGATCATGCGAGGCGGTGATAGTCATTGGCGCCCGACTCGATTGGCCCCTACTCGgatcatccttatcttcatgatatggcTTAAGCATGCTGGCATGAAAGACAAGGTAGATCTTAAGATATGatggcatgtcaagcttgtatgagatcttgcctaccttggcgacgatcttaaatggcccctcaTACTTGCGAATCAGATTCTGATGCATGCCCCCTAGTGCCTTGAACTGTCTTGGGTTAAACTTCACCATGACTATGTTCCCAACTCTATAGTATGTGGGACGCCGCTTACGATcgcaaacttcttcatcttcttagttGCCTTATCCAAGTAGGACTTAGCAGTGTCGAGCTGCTCCTCCCATCCTTTGGCCATATGATAAGCCCCAAACTCTTTCCCTCGAACGCGGCTGGTAAGgaatgtggagtttgtggttgttggtCTGTGGCTAGCTCAAATAGTGTCCGTCCCGTGGACTCACTCCGTtgcaagttataagagaattaGGCGATGTCTATGAGCCTTGCCCAATCTTTCTGATGCGCgcttacataatgcctcaagtagcATTCTAATAAGGCATTGACTCATTCCGTTTGTCCATCCATCTGTAGGtggaaactagtagaaaagtGCAGCTCCGTACCAAGTATGTCAaacaactctctccaaaagttTCCAGTAAAGTGGGGGTCTCGATCACTAATTATATGCCTTGGTAAGCCCCAATACTTCACCACGTTCTTAAAGAATAGCTTGGCAGCTTCCTTGGCTGTGCAACCTGGTGAGGCAAGCATGaaggtggcatatttggaaaatctatccacgaccaccataatagtaccataaccGTTGGACCTTGGTAGGCAAGTGATAAAGTCCATAGTCACACTCTCCCATGGACACTCTGCAACTGGTAGTGGCTCCAAAAATCCTCCGGGCTGTTGTTGCTCAACCTTGTCCTGCTGACATACAAGACAAGTCTGCACATAACATTCCTATATCATCTCACATGCGTGGCCAATAGTAGACTGACTCAACCAAGGCCCTGGTGCGACGTTGGCCTGGATGACCAGCCCATATTGTATCATGACTCTCCCTTATGATCCGCCGTCTAATGTCTCCAAACTTAGGCACGTAGACCCGCCGACCAGTGGTAAGCAATATGTCGTCTTCTACCCAAAAACATCTCGTCTTGCCCTGGTTGGCTAACTCGATAAGTTGTTTGGCTACTGGATCATGTtgcatgccttcttttatagcctcTCGAATATCCCATCTCGCTGAAGTGATTGCAGCAAGCTCGGCTTTCTGGCTCAAGGCAACGGCTACAACATTACCTTTGCCCGGCTTATAATCCAGCGCATAATCAAACTCGGCCAAGAAATACTGCCACCTAGCCTGCTTTGGTGTGAGCTTCTTCTGTGTTTGAAAGTAGCTAGTTGCCATATTATCAGTCTTGACCACGAATCTCtttaagcacgtgatttttgcccaatatgagaattactcccaaaaaattcaaaaaataaaataattttccttggtgtgcaatttttgtgatattttgtgatattttgaataattatttgtatttgtctgtgcatgtttatttgttaaattaataaaaatacaaaaatatgtcgcattttgcatgtaggatttaattctacaattgttagtaattaagtttgttttacaaaaaataaaaattacaaaaataggcatcgtttgcatttttagcatttaatgtccaaatatacaattttatgcttaattattacttaattatgcgttaattgttattgggagttaatttgcgcttttataacttaatttagttcttaataataatttaagtattttttataatttaattttagagaaataaaagaagaaaagagagcgaaaatataaagaaagtcggaattgggcctcttcttcgatttcaagccacaggcccaaaaaatggcccaatcttccctacgacccagtccatttcgaactgggtcgacccagtccataacccaacacccccctatcttgtaaaacaaaacaaaagaaaaaaaaaaccaaaaccctaaaaacttaagtcatccgcccccacccctcctatcttcttcttcttcctcaagcttctccacctcccatggcttccctttgccTTCAACCTCAAGAAGCCATGGCTACACATACACACATgcacgtcaccctcacgaccccggctcaaccaaacgacctccGAACGCGGCCGAACCAACAACCTTCTCCAACCCCGTCGTTGCTTCGTCTTCGACAACCAACAACCAgtccgtcgagctccaccatgAAAGCCCACAGTTGAGATTTCCGCTGCTGCTTCAACGTCGAAGCTGCTGCCCGCGTCCGCCATTGACGCAGCCATTTCTGCTCCTTCACCTGCTGCTCGACGTGCGCTGCTGCCATGGACGTCGTCGTCCgagctgctgcttcatcttcctccttgACGAACAGCTGCTCGACGTCCCGTTCGATCCAAACAGACCCATCAAGCTGCTACTTCTGTTTCAACCTCGccgtccgagctgctgctgcctcacttcgtcttcttcagctcGAACAACCATGGCCATGGATATTGTTGCTGCTCGAGCACAGTTTCTGCTGCGTCAACTGTTGTTGTTCCTCATCGACGACCTTAGTCGTTGAACGCAGCAGCATGTCGACGACCATAGCTGCTTCAGCTGCGTCCGCCACAGTCCGTCGACCTTGCTACGTCCAAcgccttcttcatcttcttcgtttgcTTCGGATCGTCTCCGTCGTTTGTTCGTCGTTGAGTTTGTTGTTGAGTCCGGGCAaatttattcccatttgagggttgtcgaaacagtccatacaatcgaattcgtcgttgttcatctccggttagtagtttttgagttttattttgtccgtattttgttttgatattttcgaatctaaaatcggcaaatgtttgttttgttcatgtctatggttagatatttgattttttttagtcaaattcatatgttttgttaaattaattttcatatttcaaatggaagttaattagttatttttcatgtttatttcatgtttgtattgttgttagaataaatatttgttagtttaatgtttgttagattcaaattgaaatctaattaattatttcttcaatttgtttcatgctgttatgtattttccagaaattattaatgttgtttgaatcatttaatccgtcatgtttgttgttttaaaaaaatggattcattcatgttcatactttgatcTTGAATctgaaatttgtatagtttgatttcttgtttatcatttatgattatttcttgaaattgtctcataatcttgtttaaagtttaatataggaattgtttgttgtaatgttgttagagttaattttaagttcaatattattgaatttagaaatctaaatatgcttgtttgattgttgttgttgattgaatccgaaaataggtttgttgttgctaaaaatattgttcaaacaaatcttagttgttctttgttgttcaatttgtgttcatgtgatattgttgttatgatgttcatccgtgttcatattgttgtttgaatttatataaaaattggtcatattggctatattttggttgagtgtgattaattgatgtgttatagctgatgaggtagtttggtaatttgcagtacattcaggggttagtttggtaatttcagtaaggtcggaggggtagtttaggaattgtacattttgtaattttttatatgaagcatgtgggacaaaatgtaatggggtgggttatgatatagttatttaatataaaggggggacaagacaaaatttagtggggaggaatcttgtatttatttaatgaagcatgtgggacaaaatataatggggtagtgatgatatatttatttaatgtaatggggatgagtgggaagataatgggtttggtagagaaaatgagttgattttaattgattaaaagatttatgggatgggatataagtagaagtcttgaaatcagatagaaGAGGGACACAAACAATAGAGATAGGAGGAATAAGAaaagaatacagatagagaggaaaaaatctgacagaaagagaataagagagagaaaaaagggctgaacatttaagagagagaaaattccgaaaaaatatttaaactttcaaataaaaaaaaactaaaaaaaaatcttctgctttctttcattgtttgaaatcagaattaattgttgtttcatcaaagcttgaagcttttgttttgttttgggattaatactccaccggtttgcaaactctgttcctgggttgttactgttgctgaattgttgctgctgtgctgtattgttattactgttgctgattctcatctttcattttcttttgcttcca
This genomic stretch from Nicotiana sylvestris chromosome 9, ASM39365v2, whole genome shotgun sequence harbors:
- the LOC138878650 gene encoding uncharacterized protein, with the translated sequence MVKFNPRQFKALGGMHQNLIRKYEGPFKIVAKVGKISYKLDMPSYLKIYLVFHASMLKPYHEDKDDPSRGQSSRAPMTITASHDQEIEAIIDYQARRKQGQKATSMFLIHWKGQSPEEATWERYEDLWQFKDKIREFM